The Deltaproteobacteria bacterium region GCCAGACGGCGGAAGACCTCTATACAAAATTTCTGGCAGCGGGGACAGACGTCTTACTGGATGACCGCGACGAACGTCCGGGCGTCAAGTTCAAAGATGCCGACCTGCTGGGTATTCCGCTCCGCGTCACCATCGGGAGCAAAACGTTGGCACGCGGCATGGTCGAGCTGAAGCCACGCACGCAAGCCCAGGCCGAAGAGGTCGCGCTCGACCAGATCGTCGGTGCTGTCATGAACGCGAGCAAAGGAGCGGTGTAAGCGTGGTCAATCTGTCTTGGCCGTTTCTCGCTTCCCGGCGGAGTGGCACGAAACAGCGCCTGATTTTCGCTCTGGATGTCGCCTCACTCGATGAGGTGAAAGAATATGTCTCGCTCTTGGCGGAAGAGGTCGGACTGTTCAAAGTCGGGAAACAACTGTTCATACATGCCGGGCCGCAGGTCGTGCGCTTGATCCACGAACGCGGCGGGCAGGTGTTCCTCGATCTGAAGTTCCACGACATTCCCCGTACCGTGGCGAAAGCCGGGGTCGAGGCCACACGACTCGGCGTGCGGATGTTTAATTTACACGCCTCCGGCAGCTTGGAAATGATGCGCTTGACGGTCAGAGAGGCCAATAAAGTCTGTCGTGCCGAGAACCTGCGACGACCGAAAATCCTGGCTGTGACCGTGCTCACCAGCCTCAATAAAGACGATCTAAAACGCACGGGCGTCGTTACCGGCGTCGAGAACCAAGTCGCTCGTCTGGCAAAACTGGCCAAAGAAGCGGGTATGGATGGCGTAGTGGCTTCGCCGCTGGAAGTCACGCGGATTCGCCGCGAATGTGGGAGAAATTTTCTGCTGGTCGTCCCCGGTGTCCGGTCTCGTGGCGAGTCGTGGGACGATCAGAAGCGAGTCCTGACGCCGG contains the following coding sequences:
- the pyrF gene encoding orotidine-5'-phosphate decarboxylase, giving the protein MSWPFLASRRSGTKQRLIFALDVASLDEVKEYVSLLAEEVGLFKVGKQLFIHAGPQVVRLIHERGGQVFLDLKFHDIPRTVAKAGVEATRLGVRMFNLHASGSLEMMRLTVREANKVCRAENLRRPKILAVTVLTSLNKDDLKRTGVVTGVENQVARLAKLAKEAGMDGVVASPLEVTRIRRECGRNFLLVVPGVRSRGESWDDQKRVLTPEEAMRAGADYLVVGKPIRDAHDPRDAARQIVQEMEQGLLPTAGRTVRLFRGPISH